The DNA sequence TCCTCGAGCTCTATACCCTCACCCCTCCTCAGGTTCCTGAGGTAAGGGCAGCTCTCCCTCATCATCCTGCATAGGTTACTCACGCCCTCTTGACTGCTTATCCCCATCCTCCTAGCGAGTAAGCACATGTCCTTCTTCCCTCTGAAGGAGATCCCGAAGGAGCTTCTCCTCTTACTGATTACCTTTAGCTCCTCTATAGGCCTATCAGTCTCATTTCCAGTTCTAACTGCCCATATTATCCTACTTCCATCCTCAGCGACGTCGAGCAAGGCTGAGAGCACGACGGGGGTCTTGCCGAACCCAGTGGGAGCGTGCAGGCAGAAGCTCACCCCCCTCTCGGCGGCTCTCCTTATAGCTTCCATGACCTCCCTCTGGTACTTCCTAGGTGCGTAGGGGAAGTGCTTCATGCTTACTTATCCCACAGGCTCCCTGAGATCCGATTTTAAAATGATCATGCGAATTCCCGTATGCGTTACAGGGTAGGTGTCGTATCAGCTGAGATGAAACCGGAGCTCTCGAGAAGGATGTTAGCGAGCTTGATCGGTAAGGCCCCTCAGTATGAAGTTGACGTAGTGAAGGTCTGTAAGGTTCCCGGGCTTCTAGAAGCTCCTCTAATTGTCAGTGAGCTCCTGAAGAGGGAGGATGTTGATGCTGTTATTGTGCTAGGATCTATAGTCAAGGAGACATCCTTGGAGGACTATATATTCAATCAGGTGGTGAGTAAGCTCTCCGACCTCTCGCTGAGATTCGGGAAGCCCGTGACGTTCGGCATCTCCGGGCCCGGCATATACTGGAGCGATAAGCTAGCATCACTGGGAGCTGATGAGTACGCTGAGCTCGCCTTAAGGGCTGCTGTAAGGACCCTAGATGTTCTCAGGGATCTCAGGGGATGACTCCGGACTACTTTATATCGC is a window from the Candidatus Korarchaeum sp. genome containing:
- a CDS encoding 6,7-dimethyl-8-ribityllumazine synthase, yielding MRYRVGVVSAEMKPELSRRMLASLIGKAPQYEVDVVKVCKVPGLLEAPLIVSELLKREDVDAVIVLGSIVKETSLEDYIFNQVVSKLSDLSLRFGKPVTFGISGPGIYWSDKLASLGADEYAELALRAAVRTLDVLRDLRG